One candidate division TA06 bacterium genomic region harbors:
- the groES gene encoding co-chaperone GroES — MSTLSKIKPLGDRVLVKPLEAKETKKGGIIIPDTAKEKPMEGEVVAAGPGKISDSGTRMAMDVKAGDKVLYGKYSGTEVKIDDVEYLIMHTDDILAVIG; from the coding sequence ATGTCTACCTTATCCAAAATCAAGCCACTGGGAGATAGGGTGCTGGTAAAACCGCTGGAAGCCAAGGAAACCAAAAAGGGCGGAATCATTATTCCTGACACGGCCAAGGAAAAGCCCATGGAGGGCGAAGTGGTGGCCGCCGGCCCGGGCAAGATCTCCGACAGCGGCACCCGCATGGCCATGGACGTTAAAGCCGGCGACAAGGTGCTTTACGGCAAGTATTCCGGGACCGAGGTCAAGATTGATGACGTGGAGTACCTGATCATGCACACCGACGACATTCTGGCGGTGATCGGC